The Belonocnema kinseyi isolate 2016_QV_RU_SX_M_011 chromosome 2, B_treatae_v1, whole genome shotgun sequence nucleotide sequence ATGCCGCATGACGAGGAGGGAAGAAAGCGTTTATTAGTCATTCGCTCGTGATCATTGAATTTCAAAACGAATTCCCGAGGGTCGCTTACACGAGATGCTGGCCGGGCTTCTGATAGCGGAAGGTCGATTTCTGATCTAGGAGAGGGAGAGTCAAGGGTCACAGACGAACAGACCGACCGATAAAACAAAAGCAGAGAGGCACAAAAAGCGAGACGAAAAAGAGGGAGCGGTGCTTCGAGGGACCTGAAGGAGGGATTCGTTGCATTTGGAAAAGCCTAATCGACTCGGCTGTTATCGACCCGCGATTGCGCTTGCGCTGAAAAAGCGCGCAATCGCCCGAACTGCAGGAACATAGTCGACGAAGACTTCGTCGACGTATCCTCAGTCGATCGAAGAACACGCCAGAGAGTTCAGTTCCTTCTCATCAAGTCGTACTTCCAGCACCAGTGATTCCGACGCCTGTACGGGAACCAAACACACTTTCCGGATATCCGGAATAtcgaaaaatcttttctttcaaGAACACATTACGAGGCTTGAGCCGGCACTTGTAGAGCAGTCGTACTGATAAGAGGGAGCGATAACGAACTCAATTCAACTTGCAGCAGTGTAAGCTATAAACAAAGTGGACCCGATAAAAGAAGATAAAGCGAGCATTCTTTCCAGGTGAGGAGTCGTTTCTGCATGTACCTTGGAAGGTGTTCTACATGATTAgactaattaatttctttaagagattACAAGAAAAGTGATATCGTTCAAATACACATTTTGAGATTATCAAATCATCTCTAACCCTTGATGACGATAAAGATAGTTACCACATATATTTTTCTAAGAACCTTTTTCTAATTACGATAGAGATTCTGATAATCGGGTATGCTCGTTTCTCTGCGAGCATACCCAACAAGCGTTCAACTCTCTTCAAGATCTCAAATTTCTAAATAGAATTTAACCATGACCAATACCCAGATTTTGGGGCAGGATCAACCCCAGGAAGAGATCCATTTCACAGAACTTTTGCCAGTTGAACAATTTCGAATTCAAGAAGCAACAGATGACACTGCTGGTGCAACTGATGCTTTGAAGGCTCTAAGGAGTTTCTCTCAAGGGAATGACGAATTAAATTCCCAAGAGTTCCAATTTTATAAGTTTGATGAAGTGAAGACACTGAATGGTTGCAAAGAATATCCTAAGAAGAGAAGATCACCCCGATGGACAGACTTGAGCCCTGAAGAGGAAGCACTGACCCTTGATGATGATTCTATCAAGAAAGTCTCTAAGAATAaacccaaaaagaaaaagaaaatgaaaatcagCAATGGAAGGAGAAAAGACAATTCTAAAAATGACAAGAAAGTTACAAAGAAGAAAGGTAAAGAGGCTGAAGTTCTCGTTGAGTCGAGTGTGGATTCAGACTATCTGAATCAAGACATTGAGGATGAGATATACGCCTTCCAACACGATCCTTTAGAAAATAACGTctcagatgattttgaaaatgaagtgctcaagaaaagaaaaaccaaTAAAAGTGAGGATACTGCTGAGAAGAATCTGAGAGAGAAGATCGATGCGATAATTCAAGCTAATTATCGTTTAGAGCAGGAAAACAATAACGTCGTCCAGGCTGATGAAAAAACTCCAAGTCCTGCAGATTCTCTGGAAAAGGGAACTGCTGTGGAAAAACAACCAAAGAAATACACTTGTTGGATTTGCAGTGCGAAATTTAAAGGGGGTGGAGGATTGAGGAACCACTACAAAGTTGCTCATGCAAATGGTCCTCTTTATAAATGTAACGAGTGTGGAAAAGAATTTCCATTAAAGGAAAGATTAAAACTGCATTTGAGAACACACACAGGGTTCAAGCCTTACAAATGTTCCGAGTGTGACAAGAGCTTTGCTAGAGGTGGTCAGTTGATGCAACATCGAAGAACCCATAGTCAGGTGAAGCCTTTCCACTGTGCACTTTGCGCTGGGACATTTACTTGCGCTGCGAATTTGACACTGCACATGAAGAGACACAATGGACAGAAAGATCACAAATGTGAGATTTGTGGAAGGGGATTTGTTAGGAGGGATGCGCTGAAGAAGCATATGGATTGTCTTCATCATGATGTAAAGTCTTTTCTTTGTGTGATTTGCAATAAAACTCTGAAAGGACATCTTCCTCAGCACATGAGGACTCATGCCCAAGACAGACCTCATGGTTGTGCAACATGCGGTCAAAGGTTCGCCCAAAAATCTCAATTGACTGTTCACCAAAGGACACATTCTGGCCAAAGACCTTTTAGGTGTCTTGTCTGCTGGCAGGCATTTGCTCATTCGACGGCTTTGAAACTTCATACGAGAAGACATACTGGGGAACGACCTTTTAAATGTGTAGAATGCAGGGCAGGGTTCACACAGTTGCCTCATTGGAAGAAGCATATGAAATGTATACATGGAAGGAATGAGCCGTATTGTTGTAGAAGATGCAAAACATTCTTCAGGATAAAAAGTGACTTGGAATTTCACCAGAAGTTGTGTCGACTTTCTGCTAACACGAATTCGGATGAAGATGATAATCAGGTGGAGATTTTTAATGACCGAATGAAGTATAGGGTTATGCCTATCGAGAAAATGAGATTGCTGTTGGCGGTTTTGCTGAAGAGAATCTCTCAACCGGAGAGATTGGTTGAGTTGGGATTTGGAAAAAGACTGATTGATGAAGTTCTTCAGGATTCTTTGATTTCTGCGGGAAAGCAGCCGGTTCAAGTTGGAGAAATTTCAGAGTTTGATAGTCTTAAGAAGAATGTCGAGATATTTTTGGAGTGGACGGTGCCGAAGA carries:
- the LOC117168105 gene encoding zinc finger protein 436-like isoform X1; translated protein: MTNTQILGQDQPQEEIHFTELLPVEQFRIQEATDDTAGATDALKALRSFSQGNDELNSQEFQFYKFDEVKTLNGCKEYPKKRRSPRWTDLSPEEEALTLDDDSIKKVSKNKPKKKKKMKISNGRRKDNSKNDKKVTKKKGKEAEVLVESSVDSDYLNQDIEDEIYAFQHDPLENNVSDDFENEVLKKRKTNKSEDTAEKNLREKIDAIIQANYRLEQENNNVVQADEKTPSPADSLEKGTAVEKQPKKYTCWICSAKFKGGGGLRNHYKVAHANGPLYKCNECGKEFPLKERLKLHLRTHTGFKPYKCSECDKSFARGGQLMQHRRTHSQVKPFHCALCAGTFTCAANLTLHMKRHNGQKDHKCEICGRGFVRRDALKKHMDCLHHDVKSFLCVICNKTLKGHLPQHMRTHAQDRPHGCATCGQRFAQKSQLTVHQRTHSGQRPFRCLVCWQAFAHSTALKLHTRRHTGERPFKCVECRAGFTQLPHWKKHMKCIHGRNEPYCCRRCKTFFRIKSDLEFHQKLCRLSANTNSDEDDNQVEIFNDRMKYRVMPIEKMRLLLAVLLKRISQPERLVELGFGKRLIDEVLQDSLISAGKQPVQVGEISEFDSLKKNVEIFLEWTVPKSHWANFKKMKKSPEEILQTLTTTNTD
- the LOC117168105 gene encoding zinc finger protein 436-like isoform X2, yielding MTNTQILGQDQPQEEIHFTELLPVEQFRIQEATDDTAGATDALKALRSFSQGNDELNSQEFQFYKFDEVKTLNGCKEYPKKRRSPRWTDLSPEEEALTLDDDSIKKVSKNKPKKKKKMKISNGRRKDNSKNDKKVTKKKGKEAEVLVESSVDSDYLNQDIEDEIYAFQHDPLENNVSDDFENEVLKKRKTNKSEDTAEKNLREKIDAIIQANYRLEQENNNVVQADEKTPSPADSLEKGTAVEKQPKKYTCWICSAKFKGGGGLRNHYKVAHANGPLYKCNECGKEFPLKERLKLHLRTHTGFKPYKCSECDKSFARGGQLMQHRRTHSQVKPFHCALCAGTFTCAANLTLHMKRHNGQKDHKCEICGRGFVRRDALKKHMDCLHHDVKSFLCVICNKTLKGHLPQHMRTHAQDRPHGCATCGQRFAQKSQLTVHQRTHSGQRPFRCLVCWQAFAHSTALKLHTRRHTGERPFKCVECRAGFTQLPHWKKHMKCIHGRNEPYCCRRCKTFFRIKSDLEFHQKLCRLSANTNSDEDDNQVEIFNDRMKYRVMPIEKMRLLLAVLLKRISQPERLVELGFGKRLIDEVLQDSLISAGKQPVQVGEISEFDSLKKNVEIFLEWTVPKSHWANFKKMKKSPEEILQTLTTT